The segment AAcctgtgctgccagtgcccaCACTATGTGTTTTCTGGGGGTTTTACTTCACACCAGCTTTAGTCTGGATTCCTACTACCATGGGCTGAAAGCACTTTTTTGGGTGTAGCTTCATCCAAAAAAGATGCAGTTTTATGCAGTCCCAGGATGCACCAAAGTGTGAGCCAAATACAGCACGCAGGCACATAGAGACAACCTCCAACAGATCACACTGTGCATCAGCCCCTCTGTAAACTCTCAAATGCTGATGCCACCTTGGTGTTCCAGCCACCAGCTTCTCTGTGCATATTTTGTTGCATCACACTGGGGGCTTCTCCCTCAGGTAAGGCCTCTTAGTGGGACAGAAATAACCTGGCAGTCTGATTCATGTCACCTGAACTGAAACCACCCACTATCTCCTTGCTCATTAGCACAActtgcaaagaggaaaaatgggattgtGCAGCCTCAGATCAGAGATTGTGCAGCCCAAGGACCTCTGACTTTCTCATTAGCCAGTAATGGGTGCCTGGGAGAGACTTTAATAATAAGGCAAAGATGTGGTGGTACTTCCCCAGAATAATTtcttagcttaaaaaaaattcacaactCAAGGATTTGCTAAGCCAGAGGCTTTGTCTTTATATCTAACAGCCTTTGATATGTCTCCTTCGTTTGTGAATTATTTAGCTACTTTTTAGATGGATGTTAATTTTAGGATCTAGTGTTCTGCAGAAGAGAATTTGATATTGACTTCGTGCTGCACAGTTTATTAAGAAAAGAATGGGAATGTTAATAACAGGAGATCAGATGCTGCCTGAGCCCCCATGCTGCCTCTGCTCACATTAATCCTGGAGTCAGGATTTCCTAGCACACGTGGTGCAGGGTCACTGTACCAAAGTTAAGAGTGCCAGTGGCTGCAGAGTCAAGCTGCCCCTTGAGAGATGGGGCTCTGCCCCACtctctgtgggttttttggtgtgaaTGGGAAACTGCCCGAAGCACAGGATGCAAGTCAAATTGTACCTTCTCTGGACTTTTTCAAGCCAGAAAGGCTTGACTCACAAGATGCTTGGGTATGATCATATTTCTGTGGGAACCAGTGTGCTGAATCAAGACTGTTCAGCTCTTGTGGGAACCAGCCAGAAAGAGCTTCACTCTCCCCTCAAATCCTTCCATTCTAGGCCTGGGATTTTATCAGACTATATTTGTAATCCTACTTGATTTCTCAAATAAACAGTGAAATGCAAACAGTTGGCCAGAGGGAAAACCTTCCAGTTACTGAAGGGAAAAGAACAGAATATCCAAATGACTCATGGCTCTGTGGGTGAAGTAATGGCTGCATGTCACAGCCTGGGATGTGGGTTTGTGGTCCGATGCCACACGGAGTGGATGCCCTCAGGTTGTGACATTAGTGAAAATGGCTTTGGTAGGAACTCTCCTGTGATTTCCCAGAGACAAGTTGTTTGTTCAGATATCACTGACTGCTCAGTGGCAATTAACAAGATAGGAAGGACATACACCAGGTGCAGCCAAACCCTCCTCTGGACACCAGCTGGGGCAAATACAACAAAacccttctgctgctgggagaggtaggtcctgcaggaagagctgcagatggCTGTGGCTGAAGGAACTCTGGGGACACAGTTTTTGAGAGCTGGAGCCACATCCCTGTGAGGTACCTGGTGCCTGTGAAGTTTTGCTTTCCTGGGGCAGGTTATCCAAAGATCTTCTGGATGATCATGCTCTGATGTTTGATGCTCTGATGTTTGATGCTCTGATGTTTGATGCTCTAATGGTTGATGCTCTAATGGTTGATGCCCTTCTCCTTGGTGCCCCCTGCTCCCACTGACTGCTGTTTGCTGTGGGAACTCTCAGGTTTCTGACtcccttcttatttttttcctcttatccACTGCTTACAACAAGACAAAACACGTAAATGCTAATGCAAGTGTAAGTACAGCGGCCTCTGCAGAGCCCGACTTCTGCCTTACTTGCCACCAATGCCCTGCACCTGCTGGGAATCAAACACTTCTAGGAAGTTGCCAGCAGTTACTCTCTGTCCCATATATGAACAACTTGCAGGTGTGACAAAAATACACGTTGTTTTATGTGGATCCTCAGTTCTTCCTCTCAGTCTCTCCATTGCAAGATTTCCTTACCTCTCCCAGTCCTTTCCATCCTTTcagtgctctggctgctgctctgtggctgtgcatggcaggagcagctcagaggagctgcaggtcaGGACTCTGCTGTGATGATTCCTGCTGGAGGGGAGGTGCCCACAGAGGTGGTGGGCAGTTTTTGGGGAGCCCTCACCCCCCTGAATATACGCACTGCCTGGGAGATACTGCCTTTGCTCTGTGAGTTAGTGGAGGGAGGAATGAGGGTCCACTAAAGGACCAAATCAAATCCCTCTTTAAGGCAGGAGGTGTGGGGGAACTTTGTTTTTTCTACATCCTACCActgctttctgctgcagaaatacGATGGGATTTGGTTTGTAGCTTGGaagacagcagcagggctttgcCTGAACCCAGATCTTGGCAGATCAGTTGGCATTGGGAGATCAGCCAacctttttcagttttctgggACACTCTGGTTTGCCCATGTGATTAAAATTTGCAGTGTTAGATAAACACAGATAAGAATTTATCCATTTCTAATTTGAACAATCAGATGGTGGGAAGACCAAGGAAGCTTCTTTGTTTGTGgcttcagctgtgctgggagtcAGGGCTCGTCCCACATTTGAGGAATCTTCTTTTTTTAGGCTGGGGCTGTTGCTTGGGAAATGGCTGTATTCTCCCTGCAGGCAGATCGATACATTTCAGCTCACTGCACTGCAAGGAACTTTTCATCATACATTAAGAACgaggaaaataaaagccaagatggatgttattttggttttgcttttattttgaattatttattaAGAAGTCACTGCTGTCTTCCTTCTCATCGGGAGACAAAATGCCTTTCTCTTTAATGATTCTTTCCTAgtaaaaaaagaagcaaggtCTTCCCAGTTTTATTTCCCTCACTTGCTTCTTGGCACTGAAGTGTAAATATGGGGTCTCCACCACATGGCAAGATCCCAGTGCAGGCAAAGTCTGGGATCCACTGATGCTGGAGGAGTCTCACTTCATGGTACATTTCTGACCAGTTTTATAATGTTATAGCAGCTGTTCTGTATGCTAGGAGCGGTTGCTGGCACATAAGCAGAGGGTTGTAAGTAAACCACAGAATAGCTGAactataattttaattatttactgAACAGCTAATAGAAATACTAATTCTTTTCAAATGAATTCTTAATAAAATGTGTTATGGGGCAAAAATTCTGCCATTGGCTCCACTATTAATATGAGTTTCTATACTCCAACTAATAATCAATTTTGATGTTTTTGTTCCTAAATCTAGGTTATTCTGAAGGGAAGGATAAAGAAACTGGCCACCAAGATGGTAATCACTAGTGGAAATGAAGAAGATAAAGGCAgtcaagaaaaggaaagcaaagaagaaaCCATCTTGGCAATGCTTGGAATTATTGGGACAATTCTGAACCTCATTGTGATCATTTTTGTGTATATTTATACAACGTTGTAAACTAGAAGGCATGCAAATAGACCAGATAAAACGGCCATTAAGAGTGACAACAAACATTGCTGACTATTGACAAGTTCTTTAATCAGAATTGACTCTGTATTATATTAACACATCATAAAAGCACTGCCTGAAGGCAGCGAAGACTGAAGCACAATTAATTTAACAAGACTTTTTCACACAGTAATAAGCTTAACTCTTCTTCCTGCCCTCTCCCTTTCGGTTTGGTTTTCAGTCTGGGGGAGAATGACTGCAGTTATATAAGTTGTAGCTTTGAAGAAATCCACCAGGGATatgttgttttaaaacaattaaaaaaaaaaaaaaggaaaagaaaagaaaatacaagaaaagaaaaaaaaaaggaaaagaaagaaactgtAAACTATATATAATTAGAAATGTATGCTGTATACCCGCAAAGATTGAACTCAAAGATAGCTTCATAGCACAGATCATGTGTGTCTATTAGGTCAAATGgttttttctcttggtttttGCTTTTACTTACATTGAATCTGACAAGCTTTTTATTTAGAATGAACATATGGTGCAATCATGAAAAAAACAATTCTGTTGAGCAAGGTCTGCCTAAACCTGATAAAATGTTGGGAGAAATACATTACAtggttatttttcctttctcatttgcTTAACATCTGTGTCTGTTCATACTaatgtttataaatatatatttttaataaatgtgcTATATTTTTAGCATGAACCAAATATTTGGAGACACTTGTATTCATGCAGCTAAATTTTGTTTGATTAAGTGCCCCTTTTGACAATGGATGTTATTTTCCTCGGCAATTATACAGCAGTCTTGTTTGCAGCCCTCTCACTGAGGTCTGAAGCAAGCTCACATCATGCTCACATGCATGACTTGAAGTTGGAATGTCAGCTGAAAAGCATTGCTGCTTAATATGGGAAATAGCAAAACATTGTAAGGTGACCTTTGGAGACTGGTTGCAGAAAGAAGGCTCTATTtatagttaaaaaaaagaaaaagcaaatgaaaggaACACTGAAGCATCTcagaaaatattgcaaaattcATAGAATTTATGGCTTTCAATATCTGGTCACGCTCTCTAAGTACTTGTGCTGAGAGAAGTGAGCAGAGGTTTATACAgttgaaaagagaaatttataGAGCCTAAAGTGAGGGGCTGAAGTGAAATCCAGATTGTAAATACAGAGTGTATTTTAAATGTGAGGATCATTAACTCTTTATGCTTCTCTGACATGTGCTTTAACTGAGTTGGTGCAGTGAAATTCTCTGACTTGTGTTTTTGACAGGAATGTACAATGATGATAATCACCATTTTTCTTCAGAGTTCAGTACCTATAAATAtacaaagcattaaaaatatgaGACTTCAATTCTGCCTCAAGCTGCCTAAGTACATTGCCTACTAACTCTGATATATCCTCTTAAAAACCAGGTCAATTAATTGTTTACTGACTTGTGGTTTGGATTGCATCCTCAGATGCACAAGGAGGATTGGTATTGAATGAGCTAGAGCTGTGAAAATTTTCACCTTAGAGTCTTATTAATTTTAGTGATCAGACCTGTCCCTCTGGAATCAATAATGACTTTTTCACCATTTTCCAGGGTCTAGGAATGATCTCAAAAATACAGCACTTCAGTGCAGGATATAAAAGAAAGCCTGGAAAATCCTGAGGGGCACCTCTTATAAACAGAGGTGTTTAGTCTCTTATGGTATCATACAGTCAATAACAAAACCATTAAGAGTAGAAAAAAGGTCAGTAAATAAATTACAATGAAATCCAATATGAAGACTGAAGGAAAGcgaagcaaaaataatttcatgtatttaaataatttcatcaaatttaatttaatgaaaacatGACAGGGTGAGAGAAGTGAGAAGTGAGCAGAGATTGGAAGtagaaaacagcacagaaagccaGTGCCATGTATGCCAGCATGGCTGAGGAAACATTTGTGTTTGCACAGTGCTGGtagagctgcagctctcagggagGACAAGAAACAGTAGTGGTGCAGGACAGTGTAGCTCAGTGAAGGTGatcttgtttttttaatttataccTATTTATTGATAATTCTAAGGAATCAGCAAACTCTACTTTTTGATCATCCAGATGGCTAAAACATATTTCAGTCCACtaggcatttttttcttctgtttaaactactgctgctcacagcctgtGGCTCTGAGCACCTGCACATGCTCCAGGCACCAGTGGAACTTCAGCCAGCCCCTTGCCTGCCAGGATCTTCTCTGCAGATGTTTCTCTTGAACTTCTCCTTTTCCAGCAAACACCACAGCAATCTGCCCAAGGCTCATGCCCATCTTCTAGAGGGGCATCCTCTGAGTCAAAAGTCTCATGCCAGATATGTCTTTGCCTCCCTCTGCCTCAAATGGTAGTATATCTTCTTGGGGGCGGGAAGATGCTTAATGAATGACATTTCATCAGGGGTTCTACTATTACTACAAATTAAATTGGAAAACAGCATAGGACACCTCACCCACTGAAGCAAAGTGGGAGCTTTTGCTGCTCAGCACAGTTGCACTTACTCAGACCTGGGCCAGCACCTCCAGCAAGTCAGGTATGGCAAACAGCCCAAATGAGCTGAAATGGTGGATCAAGGGCCCAAGGATTCCAtgctttctctgctctgctttgccttTTAGTCCTGATGGAGGCAGTTTGTCCAGGTGCACTATCAAccctcaccagcagcagctgtgtgcagTGTGCTTTGCCACAGGAACTTCTATTCctctggaagaggaagaaaggttTATCCCATTCCATAAAAAGTttaacatttaatattttaattttacaggTTTCTGTTCACAGATAGTTCTAGAAATATCCCGGGGCAATTTCTTCTTAAGTATATTCATTAAgtattcatttaaataaaaatgaagagttTCCTTTGAGAGCAATTTCTTTACCTTTTATTTGGTATTCATGAACAGTGATAGGGGAAAAGTGTGTTTTCAAGAATGACAGTGGAAGAGGAATATTTTATACAAGGATCTGAAGGTGTGCCTAACcaggcagctgtgggcaggCCTGCTCTTGGCTCAGTGACAGCTGGAGCCAAATTACCCTCATGCTTTTATTATGTGAGCAGTTTTCAGCATGCACCTATAAGAAATATTCGACTAGGTAATATAAATGTCATGGATACCTTATAGTCAGCAACTGCTCTATAAACAGTTGAATAAAACTTCTCATTACAAGAGTTGAATGGTAAATCTGCTTTGGCAAAGAAAAATCCAACAGTCTCATTTTTGGCTTGACTTGTATGTAATGCAAACAGTTTCCAAAGTAAATTTTACAAAATGAAGTATTAGTCCATTAGTGACAGGATCCTTCATCTTTGCATTTGAGTAGAAGGAAATTATATCTAATATCATAATAAGATATTAAAGCATCACCTTTTGCTTCAGGCAACTAAGAATATGATTATCCTATGTAGTTTGATGGTCTCTGTCCTgggaatgaaaaatattttcatgaggTGACAGAAAGATGTCCCCATAATTATCTGTTGTGTTGGCTGGTGGATATGAAGGGAGAAGATAAAACTGTTTATTATGCACACAACCGGattaggagaaagaaaacagacagaTTACTGCCCTCCAATCTGGTTCGTACAACTGCATTGAAAACTCAACATCTTGGGAACCACATCTTTAGACAGGAATGTATCATCCTGTGTGTTGGCTCTCAGGGCAGTCCTTTCAGTTCTGTACCTTCTGCTCCTTCCACCTGCACTCTGCAGCAGTGTGGCTCATTGTGCCTGAGGAGAGCTTGAACACAAACCCAGCCTGGCAGACTCTGGAagcagttgttttgttttactgaggTGTAATAATCTGCTATGGGCCtgagttttattattttaaggaCAGTCAATCATCATCAATGTTACTGTCTGATAATCCAGGGGATACCTCACTCTGTGAATGCCCAGATAAATTGCACCTCTGGCCTACAGGTAAAATTTTGATTCAGTAGGcatcaaaatacaaaagaaagctTCAATTACATCACAACCAAACTTCAAGCATTGCTCAATGTGTCTTATACTTCCATTTATCTGTACACTGGAGCtcaccccaaatgccccaagATCTCATCTGTTTCAAGAGGTCTCATCTCTTCTGAGTCAGAATTACCATTTCTGTGTGAATTATGGCATATGCAGAGAACTTGGGCCATAGAGGGAAAGGATAAACATTAACTGAATTAGAACTACAgggaggcagcactgcagaattTAGTAATTAGTTTGAGGTCTAGCTGGAGTACTTTGTTTCTGGATAGCcaatattttggagaaaaaatattattgttcCTTGGAAAGTTTGTGGAAGAAATACGCCTAATTGAAAGAAAGAACCtcattgaaaatatttcagcagcagTCCTCCAAAATAAACACTGACCAGGACTCTGAGTGTCTTGCTTCCCAAGAGAACTGTTTGGCAGCCCAGGAACACAGTGCACATAAATGTAAGCACCTCTTGTTTACTGAGAGGCTTTGTCTTCTGTGGAACAGAATGCACAGATTTACAAAGAATTACAAATTTATGAAATAGCACATAACGCaacatcaacaacaaaaaatctgtTTACCTTTATTTCCAGCAGATGTGCTGCAGACACCCTGCAGAACCTGCACTGCTTCCATGCCTGGCTGTGTGTTTTGGAGGCTCATCCCAGAAGATCTTATAAACTCACTGTAGCTTTCTTTCCCCACCACTGATccaagagaaacaaaacctaTTATTCAGTGTGGAAACCTCCACACTAGACTGAA is part of the Molothrus aeneus isolate 106 chromosome 6, BPBGC_Maene_1.0, whole genome shotgun sequence genome and harbors:
- the TUNAR gene encoding protein TUNAR isoform X1 gives rise to the protein MLCASHLFLMHCMVILKGRIKKLATKMVITSGNEEDKGSQEKESKEETILAMLGIIGTILNLIVIIFVYIYTTL
- the TUNAR gene encoding protein TUNAR isoform X3; the protein is MVITSGNEEDKGSQEKESKEETILAMLGIIGTILNLIVIIFVYIYTTL
- the TUNAR gene encoding protein TUNAR isoform X2; the encoded protein is MSLFSVHHSPCKVILKGRIKKLATKMVITSGNEEDKGSQEKESKEETILAMLGIIGTILNLIVIIFVYIYTTL